In Candidatus Binataceae bacterium, the following proteins share a genomic window:
- a CDS encoding GNAT family N-acetyltransferase yields the protein MSTILVRPAAPADLAQITSIYNYYVLNTPITFDIEPVGLEQRVEWFNEHTQGARYRLFVSEDEGRILGYAGTGRFRNKAAYDTTAEVTVYCAPDATGRGIGRMMYERLFDALRNEDLRRLVAGITLPNEASIALHRRFGFTEVGAFSENGRKFDRYWDVLWMERSLVLA from the coding sequence ATGTCGACCATCCTCGTCAGACCGGCAGCTCCCGCAGACCTCGCGCAAATTACCTCAATCTACAACTACTACGTTCTCAATACGCCGATCACTTTCGACATCGAACCGGTCGGGCTCGAACAGCGCGTGGAATGGTTTAACGAACATACCCAAGGCGCGCGCTATCGACTTTTCGTAAGCGAAGACGAAGGGCGCATTCTCGGCTACGCCGGCACGGGCAGGTTCCGGAACAAAGCCGCGTACGACACGACCGCGGAGGTCACGGTTTATTGTGCGCCGGATGCAACCGGACGTGGCATCGGGCGAATGATGTATGAGAGGCTGTTCGACGCGTTGCGCAACGAGGATCTCAGGCGGCTGGTGGCGGGTATCACGCTTCCCAACGAGGCCTCGATTGCGCTGCACCGCCGTTTCGGCTTCACCGAGGTCGGGGCTTTCTCCGAGAATGGCCGGAAGTTTGATCGTTACTGGGATGTGCTCTGGATGGAGCGTTCGTTGGTGCTGGCATAG